From the Fusobacterium ulcerans ATCC 49185 genome, the window ATGGGAAAAAAAATAACTATAGATTCATCTTCACTTGTAAATAAAGGACTTGAAGTAATAGAAGCTCATGAACTTTTTGGAGTGGATTATGATCATATAGATGTTTTAGTACATCCTCAAAGTGTGATACACTCAATGGTACAGTTTAAGGATAAAGCAGTAATAGCTCAACTTGGAGCACCAGATATGAAGCTACCTATTCAATATGCCTTTACATACCCAAAGAGAGAGGCAAATCCTGTATTTGAAACTCTTGATTTTATGAAAATGTCTACTCTTACTTTTGAAAAGGTGGACAATGAAACTTTCAGAGGGGTAGAGCTTGCCTATAGAGCTGGAAGAACTGGAAAGTCCATGCCAGCTGTATTCAATGCAGCAAATGAAGTAGCTGTAGAATTATTCATGAAGGGGAAAATCAGATTTCTTACTATATATGAGATAATAGAAGGAGCTATGAACAGACATGAACCAGTGGAAATCAACAGTATAGAAATAGTCAAAACTGTAGATAGAGAAACAAGAAACTGGGTATATACAAAGTATGAAAAATAAGAAGGAGAATTAAAATGGGAAAACTTATAGTTATTGAGGGAACAGATTCCAGTGGGAAAGAAACACAAACAAAAAAACTGTTTGAAAGACTTCTGGCAGAAAAATATAATGTGAAAAAAATATCATTTCCAAACTATGACAGTCCTGCTTGTGAACCTGTAAAAATGTATCTAGCAGGAAAATTTGGAGAAGATGCAATGAAAGTAAATCCTTATCCTATATCAATGATGTATGCTATAGATAGGTATGCTTCATATAAAATGGACTGGGAAAAATTCTATAAAGAAGAGGGAATAATAGTAACAGACAGATATGTTACTTCTAATATGGTACATCAGGCTTCTAAAATAATAGATGAAAATAAAAAGTCTATATATCTGGATTGGCTTGATGAATTGGAATATGACAAGATGGATATTCCAAGACCTGATCTTATTATATTTTTGAATATGCCTACAAAAATGGCTTTGAAACTTATGGAAGAAAGAAATAATAAAATAACTGGTGAACAAAAAAAAGATATTCATGAAAGAGATGCTGCGTATTTAGAGAAATCACATGCAAATGCCTGTAGTATAGCTGAGAAATATGATTGGAAAGAGATAAAATGTACAGATGGAGACAGACTGAAAACTATTGATGAAATTGGAGAAGAGGTATATAAATTAGTCAGAAATATCATTTGATATCTGATAGATGGAGGAAATAATGAACATACTAATAGCTATTCTGGTCTTGGGGATAATAATATTTATACATGAACTTGGACATTTTCTTACAGCTAAATTTTTTAAAATGCCTGTAAGTGAATTTTCAATTGGAATGGGACCACAGGTATACTCATATGAAACAATGAAAACAACATATTCTTTTAGAGCTATTCCTCTTGGAGGATTTGTAAATATAGAGGGAATGGAAGTAGGGAGTGAAGTTGAAGATGGTTTTAACAGCAAACCACCTTTAGCGAGATTTGTAGTACTTTTTGCTGGAGTATTTATGAACTTTCTTCTTGCTTTTATACTTATTTTTACTATGATTTATTCAAATGGAAAATATATTCAGAACAAAGAAGCTGTAATAGGAAGCGTACTTCCAGAAAGCAAAGGAAGTAAGGTTATCTTTCCAAAGGACAAAATATTAAAGATAGATGGAATAGATATAAAAGAATGGAATGATATAGGAAAGATACTTACAGAAAAAGACCCTAAAATTCCTATACAAGTAGAACTGGAAAGAGCAGGAAAAATAGAAAATGTAAATCTTGAACTTACAGAAGAGCCAGAGAGTAAAAGATATATAGTGGGAATACTTCCAGAATACACTGTAGAAAAATATGGAGCAGGAGAAGCAGCAAAGATAAGTCTTTTAAGTTTTGAGAAAATATTTGCTGATACTTTAGGTGGACTTAAACTTATTGTAAGTGGTAAAGTGAAATCAGAGGAAATAAGTGGTCCTATTGGTATAATAAAAGTGGTAGGAGATGCTTCAAAAGAAGGTGTTGGGATTCTTGTATGGCTGACTGCACTTTTGTCAGTAAATGTAGGAATTTTAAACCTTATGCCCATACCAGCTTTGGATGGTGGAAGAATACTTTTTGTGATTTTAGAACTAATAGGAATAAAAGTAAATAAAAAGTTTGAAGAAAGACTGCACACTGCTGGAATGTTAATTCTTTTTGCATTTATTTTTTACATAACAGCCAATGATATTTTTAATTTAACAAGATAGCTGTAATTCAGGGGTCTAACACAACATAACATAAATTATAAAAAATAGTCTTGAAAAAATACAGATTATCTATTATAATACATTATAATAGAAAATGATAAATTGTGAATTATTTTTGAAAGATATATAAAAATAGGGAGGCCAAAATATGAAGAATGCTATATTAGCTATTTCAGAAAGAAAAGAAACTTTAAAACAAATAAGAAAAGAACTTTCAGAACAATATGAGATCATAACATTCAATAATCTTCTAGATGCTCTAGATATGCTTAGAGAGAG encodes:
- a CDS encoding dTMP kinase; translation: MGKLIVIEGTDSSGKETQTKKLFERLLAEKYNVKKISFPNYDSPACEPVKMYLAGKFGEDAMKVNPYPISMMYAIDRYASYKMDWEKFYKEEGIIVTDRYVTSNMVHQASKIIDENKKSIYLDWLDELEYDKMDIPRPDLIIFLNMPTKMALKLMEERNNKITGEQKKDIHERDAAYLEKSHANACSIAEKYDWKEIKCTDGDRLKTIDEIGEEVYKLVRNII
- a CDS encoding M50 family metallopeptidase is translated as MNILIAILVLGIIIFIHELGHFLTAKFFKMPVSEFSIGMGPQVYSYETMKTTYSFRAIPLGGFVNIEGMEVGSEVEDGFNSKPPLARFVVLFAGVFMNFLLAFILIFTMIYSNGKYIQNKEAVIGSVLPESKGSKVIFPKDKILKIDGIDIKEWNDIGKILTEKDPKIPIQVELERAGKIENVNLELTEEPESKRYIVGILPEYTVEKYGAGEAAKISLLSFEKIFADTLGGLKLIVSGKVKSEEISGPIGIIKVVGDASKEGVGILVWLTALLSVNVGILNLMPIPALDGGRILFVILELIGIKVNKKFEERLHTAGMLILFAFIFYITANDIFNLTR